In one Cercospora beticola chromosome 1, complete sequence genomic region, the following are encoded:
- a CDS encoding uncharacterized protein (BUSCO:EOG09261ZXZ), with product MASWFGNAANAELDAQIERATASSLEDIALNLEISDVIRSKTVAPREAMRSLKRRIGHKNPNVQLAALSLTDTCVKNGGSHFLAEIASREFVDNLTSLLRGPPGTTNHDVQARILELLQDWASAAQHRDTLSYLSETYRTLQHEGFRFPPRNNVASSMFDSSAPPEWTDSDVCMRCREKFTFTNRKHHCRNCGNVFCGTCSSKSLPLPHLGIVQPVRVDDGCYAKLVEKARGMPQSPHVAPRTLWQGSSAGSATIAEAPNGYAAGERMQPRGARVTDDSFDADLKRALEMSLEESQTQKGAGYVPQSQSAAASKTTTKAQHNTAQADSEEEDADLKAAIAASLQDMEAQKTRHARELKEQAASQSGPGPSQYRANSQFELTPVEAENINLFSTLVDRLQHQPPGTILREPQIQELYESIGTLRPKLARTYGETMSKHDTLLDLHSKLATVVRYYDRMLEERMASAYNSSRYHASSHAPAMYSQYPQLNPVGGDTQYGAENYYSSNAPPMDSYHHVPQRNAYAEPQTQSAPYPSFDRQRVPSYEQQATESLYRTDQPYQSQPENAAPVEHYVPQQQHSHHPQAPAPTHLQGDPAANFYRDGHQQQPPQAPQQQPHPSHPVQPPEQPSQPPLQRQPSQPSQQYYYQQAMPPPQQLTALPNAPQHALPVKEESLIEL from the coding sequence ATGGCATCGTGGTTTGGCAATGCGGCAAACGCCGAACTCGATGCGCAGATCGAGCGGGCGACGGCCAGCTCGCTCGAGGATATCGCGCTCAACCTCGAGATTAGCGATGTCATTCGCAGCAAGACAGTGGCGCCTCGCGAGGCCATGCGCAGCCTCAAGCGTCGCATCGGCCACAAGAATCCCAACGTGCAGCTCGCTGCCCTCAGCCTGACAGACACATGCGTCAAGAACGGTGGCTCCCACTTCCTCGCCGAGATTGCCTCGCGCGAATTCGTCGACAACCTCACCAGCCTTCTGCGCGGCCCGCCCGGCACAACGAACCACGACGTGCAAGCCCGTAttctcgagctgctgcaagaCTGGGCTTCAGCCGCACAGCACCGCGACACTCTGAGCTACCTTTCCGAGACATATCGCACCTTACAGCACGAAGGCTTCCGCTTCCCGCCCCGAAACAACGTTGCCAGCAGCATGTTCGACTCGTCTGCTCCGCCTGAGTGGACCGATAGCGACGTGTGCATGCGCTGCCGCGAGAAATTCACCTTTACGAATCGAAAGCATCACTGTCGGAATTGCGGCAATGTCTTCTGTGGCACTTGCTCGAGCAAGAGTCTCCCACTGCCTCATTTGGGCATTGTGCAGCCCGTGCGCGTGGACGACGGCTGCTACGCAAAATTGGTAGAGAAAGCCCGGGGTATGCCACAGAGTCCGCATGTTGCACCACGAACATTGTGGCAAGGATCCAGCGCGGGCTCCGCTACCATTGCTGAAGCTCCGAACGGATACGCTGCGGGGGAACGCATGCAGCCACGAGGCGCCCGCGTCACTGATGATAGTTTCGATGCCGATTTGAAACGAGCACTTGAAATGAGCTTGGAGGAGAGTCAGACGCAGAAGGGAGCGGGTTACGTTCCGCAGTCgcagtcagcagcagcgagcaaGACGACGACCAAGGCACAGCACAACACGGCACAAGCGGatagcgaagaagaagatgcggaCCTCAAagcagccattgctgcaaGTTTGCAGGATATGGAAGCACAAAAGACACGGCATGCACGCGAGCTCAAAGAGCAAGCGGCTTCGCAGTCAGGGCCTGGCCCGTCACAATATCGAGCGAATTCGCAATTCGAACTCACTCCAGTCGAAGCTGAGAACATCAACCTATTTTCGACGCTAGTGGACCGGTTACAGCATCAGCCTCCCGGCACAATTCTTCGCGAACCACAAATACAGGAGCTGTACGAAAGTATCGGTACGCTGCGTCCGAAGCTCGCGCGCACGTATGGCGAGACCATGAGCAAGCATGACACACTCCTGGATCTCCATTCAAAGCTCGCCACCGTGGTTCGCTATTACGACCGCATGCTGGAAGAAAGAATGGCGAGTGCGTACAATTCAAGCAGGTACCACGCTTCCTCACATGCGCCAGCAATGTATTCTCAATATCCTCAGCTCAATCCTGTCGGCGGGGACACGCAATACGGCGCCGAAAATTACTACAGTAGTAATGCTCCGCCTATGGATTCATATCATCACGTGCCGCAACGGAATGCATACGCTGAGCCGCAAACACAGTCAGCACCCTATCCTTCGTTTGATAGGCAGCGCGTGCCTTCCTACGAGCAGCAGGCTACGGAGAGTCTGTACCGCACGGACCAACCTTACCAAAGTCAGCCCGAGAATGCCGCCCCTGTCGAGCACTATGTCCCCCAGCAGCAACATAGCCATCATCCACAAGCACCAGCCCCGACACATCTCCAAGGAGACCCGGCGGCTAATTTCTATCGTGACGGCCATCAGCAACAGCCCCCACAAGctccgcaacagcagccacaTCCGTCACATCCAGTACAACCGCCGGAGCAGCCTTCGCAGCCTCCATTGCAGCGGCAGCCCTCGCAGCCATCGCAGCAATACTACTATCAGCAAGCGATGCCACCCCCGCAGCAGCTGACAGCTCTGCCCAATGCGCCAC